In Holophagales bacterium, one DNA window encodes the following:
- a CDS encoding DEAD/DEAH box helicase, whose product MPPRFDAERRTVELAVADLLEPALLRSLGFANRGGFERMWLGQAIHSRYQEEALATDPTYRREVPLRLSFVHRGWEVTLTGRADGLRREADGVRVVEEIKSVRRGGQLSQAARDLYERQARLYAWMLSRLEPVADGSPAAVHPELVLIEIGGEGVERERLDADLPTLEIAIHRRLASLLHGFERQERERADRRVAATSLAFPYPLARRGQEEIVAAVEHAVEHGEQLLLEAPTGIGKTVAALFPVLKHALAHDRRVFVLTAKTLQQQMALTVLGLLNGQRAFHALQLRAKARMCANGEVICHEEYCPFARDYYAKAISSGILQRLLGDWGELLPDEVFAAARETEVCPFEISLELAQLCEVVVCDYNYAFDPWVALSSFAEDASLADTILVIDEIHNLVDRGRGYLSPELASVEARAAAEALSLAGGELPRRLAGLCSELADLIDRTVEGALALAGGGEMTAVEAQLPEDDLWAWRPEFDAAFVDYLEYQRETRSFRAEDPFVALYFKLLRFLAGLLERGPAFAHLVERREGSGVLRVLCKDPSRHLGGVLRRAHAVIGLSATISPPEFYRDLLGFEAARTATLSLPSPFPTEHRRVVLDASVSTAYRDRAAQARTLAERLAAFADAVDGNCLALFPSFQYLQDIAGFLRPAHKRVLLQQRGDGERQREALLDALRTALLGDVLLLAVAGGVFAEGVDYPGDMLRAVAVIGPCLPVPTVETRLLQSYYEERFERGFEYAFVVPGMTRVVQAAGRLIRSPEDRGVIALFDRRFLQRPYRDRLPADWMPEEGLSSLVGDPARAAVEFFRLGVGRTGGTSSR is encoded by the coding sequence ATGCCGCCGCGCTTCGACGCCGAGCGTCGCACCGTCGAGCTCGCCGTCGCCGACCTGCTCGAGCCTGCCCTGCTGCGCAGCCTCGGGTTCGCCAACCGCGGCGGATTCGAGCGGATGTGGCTCGGCCAGGCGATCCACTCGCGCTATCAGGAAGAGGCGCTCGCCACCGACCCGACCTATCGCCGCGAAGTGCCGCTGCGCCTCAGCTTCGTCCACCGCGGCTGGGAGGTGACGCTCACCGGTCGTGCCGACGGCCTGCGCCGCGAGGCCGACGGCGTGCGCGTGGTCGAGGAGATCAAGTCCGTCCGCCGCGGCGGGCAGCTCTCGCAGGCGGCCCGCGACCTCTACGAGCGACAGGCGCGGCTCTACGCCTGGATGCTCTCGCGGCTCGAGCCTGTCGCGGACGGGAGCCCGGCGGCCGTCCATCCCGAGCTCGTCTTGATCGAGATCGGCGGCGAAGGCGTCGAGCGCGAGCGTCTCGACGCCGACCTGCCGACCCTCGAGATCGCCATCCACCGCCGGCTGGCCTCGCTGCTTCACGGCTTCGAGCGTCAGGAGCGCGAGCGCGCCGACCGGCGGGTCGCCGCGACCTCGCTCGCCTTCCCCTACCCGCTGGCGCGCCGCGGCCAGGAGGAGATCGTCGCCGCTGTCGAACATGCCGTCGAACACGGCGAGCAGCTGCTGCTCGAGGCACCCACCGGCATCGGCAAGACGGTCGCCGCGCTCTTTCCCGTCCTCAAGCACGCGCTCGCCCACGACCGCCGGGTCTTCGTGCTCACCGCCAAGACGTTGCAACAGCAGATGGCGCTGACCGTCCTCGGCCTGCTCAACGGCCAGCGCGCCTTCCATGCGCTGCAACTCCGCGCCAAGGCCCGCATGTGCGCCAACGGCGAGGTGATCTGCCACGAGGAGTACTGTCCGTTCGCCCGCGACTACTACGCCAAGGCGATCAGCTCGGGCATCCTCCAGCGTCTGCTCGGCGACTGGGGCGAGTTGCTGCCCGACGAGGTCTTCGCCGCCGCGCGTGAGACCGAGGTCTGCCCGTTCGAGATCAGCCTCGAGCTCGCGCAGCTCTGCGAGGTCGTGGTCTGCGACTACAACTACGCCTTCGACCCGTGGGTCGCGCTCTCGTCGTTCGCCGAGGACGCGAGTCTTGCCGACACGATCCTGGTGATCGACGAGATTCACAACCTCGTCGACCGCGGCCGCGGGTATCTCAGCCCCGAGCTCGCCTCCGTCGAAGCGCGCGCCGCCGCCGAGGCGCTCTCGCTCGCCGGCGGCGAGCTGCCGCGAAGGCTCGCCGGGCTCTGCTCCGAGCTCGCCGACCTGATCGACCGCACGGTCGAAGGAGCGCTCGCTCTCGCCGGCGGCGGCGAGATGACGGCAGTCGAGGCACAGCTGCCCGAGGACGATCTGTGGGCCTGGCGCCCCGAGTTCGACGCCGCGTTCGTCGACTACCTCGAGTACCAGCGCGAGACGCGCAGCTTCCGCGCCGAAGACCCCTTCGTGGCGTTGTACTTCAAGCTGCTGCGCTTCCTCGCCGGCCTGCTCGAGCGCGGTCCGGCGTTCGCCCACCTGGTCGAGCGGCGAGAGGGCAGCGGCGTGCTGCGCGTTCTCTGCAAGGACCCGAGCCGCCACCTCGGGGGCGTGCTGCGGCGCGCTCACGCGGTGATCGGCCTTTCGGCGACGATCTCGCCGCCGGAGTTCTACCGCGACCTGCTCGGCTTCGAGGCGGCACGCACCGCGACCTTGTCGCTGCCGAGCCCGTTCCCCACCGAGCACCGCCGTGTGGTGCTCGACGCCTCGGTTTCGACCGCCTATCGCGATCGCGCCGCCCAGGCGCGCACGCTCGCCGAACGGCTCGCCGCGTTCGCCGATGCGGTGGACGGCAACTGCCTCGCCCTCTTTCCGAGTTTCCAGTACTTGCAAGACATCGCCGGCTTCCTTCGTCCGGCGCACAAACGCGTGCTGCTGCAACAGCGTGGAGACGGCGAGCGGCAGCGCGAGGCCCTGCTCGACGCCTTGCGCACCGCCCTGCTCGGCGACGTGCTGCTGCTCGCCGTCGCCGGCGGCGTCTTCGCCGAAGGGGTCGACTATCCTGGCGACATGCTGCGCGCGGTGGCGGTGATCGGCCCCTGCCTGCCCGTGCCGACGGTCGAGACGCGGCTCCTGCAGAGCTACTACGAAGAGCGCTTCGAACGCGGCTTCGAGTACGCCTTCGTCGTCCCGGGGATGACGCGGGTCGTCCAGGCGGCCGGCCGTCTGATCCGCTCACCGGAAGACCGCGGGGTGATCGCTCTCTTCGATCGACGATTCCTGCAGCGGCCTTACCGCGACCGCCTCCCTGCGGATTGGATGCCCGAGGAGGGACTGTCCTCGCTCGTCGGCGACCCGGCACGGGCAGCCGTCGAGTTCTTTCGTCTCGGCGTCGGCCGGACGGGCGGCACGTCCTCGCGCTGA
- a CDS encoding S46 family peptidase, whose translation MGTQTRPFLPSALAVVIALVSFVSSTPPAVAIEGKWTPDQMLALDPAWLRGLGLEIAPAALWGSDGAGLLDATVEIDGCSAGFVSSAGLIVTNHHCAMSAIQEHSTPQRDLLTHGFLAATRAEELPAKGMRATVPSRTRDVTAEIEASAAGLADDLARFRAIERKQKELTAECERQPDRRCQVAAFDGGVRYVLFENVEYADVRLVWAPPGAVGDYGGEVDNWSWPRHTGDFSLLRVYAAPDGSPARPSEKNVPLVPRHYYPLARRGVVDGDFVMVAGYPGTTFRSYLAEEMAERAELFYPRRVDLFGGWLRTLESFAARDDASRIALAERIRGLGNSEKNSRGQLAGIARGHLVEKKRTADREVLEWIASPHGAAHRAAVAARAELAALLAERAERFDRDFLLSTARQAGQPLGLALTLARWAEEKAKPDLEREPAYMERNRQRIADRLEQAQSELHAGADAALLGDWLRRAATLPAGQRIAPVDALLAGSGDPAGRATALLAGSRVADAAERSKMFDESAAQLRARRDPLLDLAFALDVELRAQKDRDDRFRGAVARLRPVWMRAVAAHAGKPIAPDANSTLRVSFAHVQGYSPRDAVWMRPRTTVAGMVAKSTGVEPFAAPQPLLAAAPNAPASRWADTALGDVPVAFLADADTTGGNSGSPVLNGRGELVGVNFDRVWENVANDFGFNPDVARNVSADARYLLWVMETVHGEAAKPLLAELGQ comes from the coding sequence ATGGGAACCCAGACCCGACCCTTCCTCCCCTCGGCGCTCGCCGTCGTCATCGCGCTCGTCTCGTTCGTCTCGTCCACCCCGCCGGCCGTGGCGATCGAAGGCAAGTGGACCCCCGACCAGATGCTTGCCCTCGATCCGGCCTGGCTGCGTGGGCTCGGTCTCGAGATCGCTCCCGCGGCGCTCTGGGGGAGCGACGGCGCCGGGCTGCTCGACGCCACCGTCGAGATCGACGGCTGCTCGGCCGGGTTCGTGTCGAGCGCCGGGCTGATCGTCACCAACCACCACTGCGCGATGAGCGCGATCCAGGAGCACTCGACGCCGCAGCGCGATCTGCTCACCCACGGCTTCCTCGCCGCCACGCGCGCCGAGGAGCTGCCGGCGAAGGGGATGCGGGCGACGGTGCCGTCACGCACCCGCGACGTGACCGCCGAGATCGAGGCGTCCGCGGCCGGGCTCGCCGACGACCTGGCGCGGTTCCGGGCGATCGAGCGCAAGCAGAAGGAGCTCACGGCCGAGTGCGAGCGCCAGCCCGACCGGCGCTGCCAGGTGGCGGCCTTCGACGGCGGCGTGCGCTACGTGCTCTTCGAGAACGTCGAGTACGCCGACGTGCGCCTCGTCTGGGCACCGCCGGGCGCCGTCGGCGACTACGGCGGCGAGGTCGACAACTGGAGCTGGCCGCGTCACACCGGCGACTTCTCGTTGCTGCGCGTCTACGCGGCGCCGGACGGGAGCCCGGCGCGCCCCTCCGAGAAGAACGTCCCGTTGGTGCCGCGGCACTACTACCCCCTCGCCCGGCGCGGTGTCGTCGACGGCGACTTCGTCATGGTCGCCGGCTATCCCGGGACGACCTTCCGGTCTTATCTCGCCGAGGAGATGGCCGAGCGCGCCGAGCTCTTCTATCCGCGGCGGGTCGATCTCTTCGGCGGCTGGCTGCGCACCCTCGAGTCGTTCGCGGCGCGCGACGACGCCTCGCGCATCGCGCTCGCCGAGCGGATCCGCGGGCTCGGCAACAGCGAGAAGAACTCGCGAGGTCAGCTCGCCGGGATCGCCCGGGGCCACCTCGTCGAGAAGAAGCGGACGGCCGATCGCGAAGTCCTCGAGTGGATCGCGTCTCCGCACGGCGCCGCCCATCGCGCGGCCGTCGCGGCTCGCGCCGAGCTCGCCGCGCTGCTCGCCGAGCGGGCCGAGCGGTTCGACCGCGACTTCCTGCTCTCGACGGCGCGTCAGGCGGGACAGCCGCTCGGTCTGGCGCTGACGCTCGCCCGCTGGGCCGAGGAGAAGGCCAAGCCCGACCTCGAACGCGAGCCCGCCTACATGGAGCGCAACCGCCAGCGGATCGCCGACCGACTCGAACAAGCCCAGAGCGAGCTGCACGCCGGTGCCGACGCGGCGTTGCTCGGCGACTGGCTGCGGCGCGCCGCGACGCTGCCGGCGGGCCAACGGATCGCGCCGGTCGACGCGCTGCTCGCCGGCAGCGGCGACCCGGCCGGTCGCGCCACCGCACTGCTCGCCGGGAGCCGCGTGGCCGACGCCGCCGAGCGGAGCAAGATGTTCGACGAAAGCGCCGCGCAGCTCCGGGCGCGCCGGGATCCCCTGCTCGATCTGGCGTTCGCGCTCGACGTCGAGCTCCGGGCGCAGAAGGACCGGGACGACCGCTTCCGCGGCGCCGTGGCGCGACTGCGCCCGGTCTGGATGCGAGCCGTGGCGGCGCACGCCGGCAAGCCGATCGCGCCGGACGCCAACAGCACCCTGCGCGTCAGCTTCGCGCACGTCCAGGGCTACTCGCCGCGCGACGCGGTCTGGATGCGACCGCGCACGACGGTGGCCGGCATGGTGGCGAAGTCGACCGGCGTCGAGCCGTTCGCCGCACCGCAACCGCTGCTCGCGGCGGCGCCGAACGCGCCGGCGAGCCGCTGGGCCGACACGGCGCTCGGCGACGTCCCGGTGGCCTTCCTCGCCGACGCCGACACGACCGGCGGCAACTCCGGAAGTCCGGTGCTCAACGGCAGAGGAGAGCTCGTCGGCGTGAACTTCGACCGTGTCTGGGAGAACGTCGCCAACGACTTCGGGTTCAATCCCGACGTGGCGCGCAACGTGAGCGCCGACGCGCGCTACCTGCTCTGGGTGATGGAGACGGTCCACGGCGAAGCGGCCAAGCCGCTGCTCGCCGAGCTCGGGCAGTAG
- a CDS encoding XdhC family protein yields MADLDRVLADSLAHGEAVARATVVSGVNTGRRLLVWSAGQVFGDLGWPRLNQRVALFAEQLLASSHREVVKPFDLPDGEVTVRVELLRPPARQG; encoded by the coding sequence ATGGCCGACCTCGATCGGGTGCTCGCCGACTCGCTCGCCCACGGCGAGGCCGTGGCGCGGGCCACCGTCGTCTCCGGCGTGAACACCGGCCGTCGACTGCTCGTCTGGTCGGCGGGCCAGGTCTTCGGCGATCTCGGCTGGCCGCGCCTCAATCAGAGAGTGGCACTCTTTGCCGAACAGCTCCTGGCGAGCTCGCATCGCGAGGTGGTCAAGCCGTTCGACCTGCCGGACGGCGAAGTGACCGTTCGCGTCGAGCTCCTGCGCCCGCCGGCGCGGCAAGGCTGA